The genomic interval GTTTTAAACTTCTTTAACTGTTTTAAAGAACAATACCTCCATTGATGGGTTTAAAAAGCATATGAGGAACTCGATCTCTTTGAAGAGATGGCAAGAGATGGCACGTGTCTCCACTGTTATCTATGATCTGTTGGTTTAACCACGATgctgcagaacacacacaaacacacaaacacacagagcatcgtttttatttaaacactgaCTCTGTTTCTGTCCTCCAGGAGTTTGTGGCAGTGCGGGTCCAAGATCCCCGCATGCAGAATGAAGGCTCGTGGAATTCATATGTGGATTACAAAATATTCCTACATGTGAGTATTAACACTGAAGATTACAATATGTCTGGTCACTTTGGAGCTGAAGCGATTAGTAGCAGAAAATGTCCACATTTTGTGGTTTCAGCTTCTTCCCGTGTTTAAGTTTAAGACAGTtggtcatatttaaaaagacatgaagacaaCATGGCGGGCTATGTAAGATGGAGAAGtgcatttttaacaattttctgaaaatatatCTGGAAAATAATTAGCAGAACGAATGACAACAAACATTACTGTTGGCTTctaatttgttttacatatgGATTGCGTAGAATGCAATTAAAACAGATAACGATCATTGAGTAGCATTTTGTTGTCACACAAATAAACCAGCCTCaccctaaaataaaacaatgggaTGTTACTGTGAAAGAGTTTCCCACCAGATCCGGTTTACATAACCTAACCCAGATCTTTAGAAACCTCTGAGTTGGCAGCAGCGTGGATTCCTCTCATTCTGTTTGGACAGGAGTCCATGTTGTTGTCGGGGCAGCGGAGTGTTGAGGAATGCTGCGTCAGCATCGAGGCTGCAAGACCAGACGGATGTTGTGAGGGTGTTGACTCATGAAATTGACTAAGATCACGTGACCTTGCGTGGTCTTAATATCATTCTGGTTGTCATAGatatgcttttgtttgtcacGGCTGAATGTGCACAATGTTTGAATTCTAAATCCAGAAAGATCAGTCAAGTAGTTTTGGAATATTTCAGCTTCAACAAAAACCTTATAGTAAAACCCTTCTCACTGCTTTTGTCACCCATCTCTTTACAGAAACTATGAACCTGTTTGGTACAGATATTTGTGTAGActattttaaatttatttaaaaaaaaaaaagacaccttCACATGATTCAATGTCTACTCCGTGTTAACAATATGTAAGTCTGCATTAAGCAATTAGATTCGTAAAATGTTAGAGAAAAGTAAGAAATACTGTTATTTTTACCAACAGCCAAAGAGTGCAACTTCTTGTTTTACCAATTTTCTAAAACCCCAAAGGAAAGCATCAAATACTCACATTTAAAAGGTGGAACTAGTTTATGTTTTTAGGTCTATTCTGTTGAAGAGTTAAGTGAATTTATTGAAACGGTGTAGTCATGGTGAATAAGTGATGGTGTCACAAGTCATTGGAACAAATCTGACATGTGATAATGTTTAACCTCAGCAGCAGTTGAGTCATTCCTGTTACAACATTAGGGTTAACGAGATTATAGTCAATAAATtgtgatatatttataaattaaaggATAACGCTGGTGTTCattattcaatttaattgacaaaagtgtgtgttcatggtgatgaaggaacaacactgaggctcactgatgtgttttaatggagctctatgaagaagaagaagtagagatATCAGGCTTTagatacacagacaatacttgttagttgttgattcattgttgttttttgctgtttttgttgggATCTTTTTAACCGTAAGAGAAATATAAAACCCCTCATACTTTGGCTGTGTATAATAATCTAGCATTGCTGACTGTAACTCGTATCTTTTAATCCACAGACCAACAGTAAAGCCTTCACAGCCAAGACGTCCTGTGTGCGTCGGCGCTACAGAGTTCGcctggctcaagaagaagctgCAGAAGAACTCTGGTTTGGTGTAAGTTGTTGTCCTGCTCTACtattctttaaatgtattttcttatgGCGCTGTGGTAAAagagaaacatattttcaacACAAATTTGTCTGCATGTCACCATTGTTTTCTTAACACATATATTTAATGAAGCAAATACCTACAAACCTGTGTTCATCCTCGTAGGCCGGTCCCAGAACTTCCAGCAAAgtctttcttttacttcagCAATGAGGACTTCctggagaggagaaggaaaggacTTCAGGCCTTCTTGGACAAGTCAGTtcttgttgtttaaaaaaataaaattttatatatatttatatattatatatatatatgagatcTGCTATATAAAAAGGTATATTTGTTCATAAAACCCACCTTGATAACATTACCTTTTTGTGGTGGCAGTGTGGTGAACATGACGGTGTGTCTGTCAGACAGCCAGCTCCACCTCTTCCTGCAGACCCAGCTGCCGGTCGGTCACATCCAGGACTGCGTGCAGGGCCACACGCCGTACTCCGTGACGGACGCCATCCTCACCTACGCCTCGTCCAACCGGGGCTACGCTCAGGCCCAGGAGGAAGACTCCATCAAGGAGCCGAGTCTGACCGTATCGTACGAGTCCATGGAGAGGTAGGAGGAGATTTAAACTATTGACCCAGTGGTGTGTAAATAACCGGTTTCCTTTGCATTGTCCcttctgtttatttaatgttatttgtgCTGTATCTGTATCTGCCACTGCAGTGAAACATATAAAATGTGCTGCATAGTCAGATTTGGATTTTCAAGGATTCAGCACTACTAACAACTCCTTTACACATTCAGTAGATTGTATGTCGATATAGAAAATATTATGTAAGTAATGTTAGTTTTAGACCCTCACATAAGTGTTTTTTTGATGTATTGAATTCAAGAAATAGTAAGATACATATCTGTTAAACCGCAACTTGTTCTTTGTGGACTAGATTTTGTTGCTGTAAAACAGAGCCAGCTAGCTGTTTAGCTCCGtatccagtctttgtgctaagctaagctaactttcAGCTGAAACTTAAAGACAAAAGAGTGGTATCTATGTTCTTATCGAAgtcttggcaagaaagtgaataagcatatttctgGAAACCCCTTACTATTATTCTGAACAAGTTCCTGTTCAGTTGAAAAAGTAAGCTAAAGtaattgtttttctctttgcccTCCACAGCCCAGCTCCTCATCAACCTTGCTTACAACCTAAAGAGATCCTCAACCCTGAGCTTTTGGCCTGCGATGACTCTAATCATCCAGAAGATTTACTGGAGCTCTGTGACAAAGACACCATTGAGCTTCAGCACAAGGAGAAATCCTCAGTGAGGGTCCTCCAGAAGGACAACCACCTAGAGGCCGTCGTTGAGGACTGCGGTCCGACCAAGGCAACCTTTTTTCTGGGCGACAGACAGGACGCCCCGGAGAGTCTCGGCCTTGCAGAGCAGATCCAGCAGAGGAGCTGTCAGATACTGACACCGGTGGAGGTGCACTCTCCCATGGGTGCTGGCCTTGAGAAGAACGGGGTAGACGGCCTGTTTGAGGAGGAGTGTtcagtgagagaggagagcgTTACGACATCGGATACAGAAGAAAAGACTGTTCCTCATCcggacacagaggaggaggctgatCAACGGGAAAGTTCAGGAGAAGCAAAGATGGAAAACGTTGAGTCTGAGCCAGAAAAATGTGCAAACTCTGCagacattttagattttaagGACAGTGTCTTTGAGGAACAGGGAACAGAAAGCGGCGCCGGACCTCAGGAGGAAGTTCTGGAAGTCGTCTGCTCTGAGCAGCAGGTTTTAGAAACTCACGACATCTCTGAAGTCAACGGTCTAGAAGGCGTTGACGGCACGGAGGTTCACGTGGAAGACGCCGGCTGTCCGGAAGAGTTTGAGAACTCAGACGGACAAAAAGAGCCAGACAGCAAAAACAATGATGAAGCTGGGAGCGAAGTGGAGACGCCGCTTCAGTCAGAAATccatgaagaaacacaaaatgtgctGAGTGTCCCAGAGGTGGACGGCAGCGACGAGGACATTGTTCAACAAACGGACCAAGCGGATCTGGTTCGGACCACGGAGGACAGCGACGAGGACGGCCACTCATCTTCCAATGAGAGCATCGTCAAGGTCAGCGACGAAGAAAGCGTTTATGACGACGCCGAGGACCCGATCCAGGCCGCTAACGGCTTCACGAAGACGCCTCCCGAGGAGGTCGAGCACTGGTCACCAGTAGAGGCCTCCAGTAGAACCAGCTTGGACCTGCACATGAATGGAGGCTCTGTGGAAAAGGAGGTTGTTTCCgccgaggaggacgaggacctGCACTACATAACAGACATCAGTGACTTGAGTAAATCTCTGGATTTGAACTCGACTGTAACCGTTGGTGAtttaacagaaaacagtgaCTTCAGCGTCTTAGAGAGCAGCTGCACGGCTGGTGTTAAATGTACGGAGCAGGAAAACGTGTCCTCGCTGTCTTAGGACGCCTCGGAGGAGACTCAGGAGGTGGAGGTGCATTAGTTAGACAGCTGAATGACACCCCAGAGAGCAACAGAAATGGATTGTGGGAGTTGTCGTCTGCCAAAGACGCATTTGATCACGCACACGTAAACAAGGGAAGTACATAAAAAGTCTGCTCGTATACACCATCTTAAAAAATTTAGATGATCCGGTCTGTCACACTGTCAcaacttctttttatttttaaatgtgtatatttaattttaaaaggtGCATCTCCATTAACACTCAGGTAAATTAAATATCggcacagtttgtttttttctcctcttctgtggatGATGATCCCTTTTGAGAACAGCAGAGGGTGCTAGAGTTCTTaaaaatatctaatatatataatatttttttgttttttatccatAAAGATTTAAAGGTTTTATCATTGTGTAAACATACGACatgattctatttttattttaatgtgatttcTCTGAATTCTATTCATGTTGTTGGAAACTTTTGCAAATGATGACAGAAATATACACTTGAATTAAAAGATAGAatcacatttttgctttaaggTCTATATTAATACTCTGTATGGCCTTTTATAGAGCTTGTGGTTGCTGTAGTGGTTCCTGCTTTTTGGTAGACGCGATTGTTTCTCCTGTCCATACTGGCTCTGAAGGGAGTATGGACAGGAGAAACAATCGCGTCGACCAAAAAGCAGTCTGAATATATCTTTACAGTCACCGGAGACTTATACACAGTTATTCTTACTCTTATTTACATCTTGCTAAATGTGAAACTCACGAAAAATCACTGTTTTAAGTAAACCACTGTGCCCTATTGAATCCTGAtaattatgcatttaaaaagtcTCTGAtcttaaatgtgtatatatacaacAATCCTGTAATAATTAGCTTAATCCAAAGTAAATATAGAAGTCACTAATTCACCACCAAAGGAGGGTTTAATTTGTCTAAAGATACAACATTTTTAGAGATCAACATTAAACTGGTTTAGTATCATGTTTGCGTTTTATAGGCAGCACTGTTAACCTGATATTTATTATTGGAGAGGGAAAAGAAATTTGAGGGAATAATGAATTATCAGAATAATAATCGGAACCCCTGTGCAATAGACATGTGATCCTAATGATAATGTGcataatgtgtcattttctgCTCTTTTACTGCATTATTTTAATGATCACAGCTCTCCTGAGACGAAACAGGGTCTGGTAGGAAGTTTACATGTTGTTTACAATAGTTGGTTTAAGGAATAGTTGAAGTGTGGTTATATCAGGTACTTATTCATAGTCGGTGTTTTATCTACAGTAGATTGAGGTCGGAGTAAAGGACAAAGCATATTGTCACCTCTTTACTACCGctgccttgtttgtttttgttactgtTTGACTTGAAtggtgaatctgaactaacCGTTTAAAACAAAAGTACTCATACAACCCCGCTTAAAAAAATCCAAGTTCTCGTTTTAAGGTGATCATTTTTTTTGAAGTATACTTCTGTGAATACAGCCTTacttccatttatttttaaactcgGCTGCAGTTTGACCTCCACATTGTTTTCACACACTACTACtgttgtttgtgattttaaataattttgttgctttttaaaaagggaccCAGTCTCACTGGTTTATTGTCCCGTTGAAGGAGACCTCTATTTTATAACATGGATCTACAAGGGCAATGATAACCACCTGAGTGACTGTGtccatgtatttgttttattttaaataaatagtttttcttcTTAACTTTGCTTCATGTGAATGTTTATTTCAGTGGTTTCATTGGACTGATTTTATTATACACGTCTTACCAAACACATCTCATGGATTTCAGACCAGATATTGGAGCAATCCTGCCGCCTAGTGGCTGAAAATGGAACAGTTTAATAACCCAACACAGgaatttaagttaaaaaaatcacacacaagcagaaaaggctgttgatattttttttaatattttgatgtAAAACTCCACATACATagttaaaaaaattatacttAATGTACATAAAAtcttgtttataaaaaaagtgtcagtattaaacaagaaaaaagctCCTAATAATCTACATATTTCTAATTTTAACCAGTGAATTAATAAATGTGTCGtcaataataattaatcaattttcactagagctgcaactaactgTTATTTTCATGACTGATTATTCTATTATGTTtctcattaattaattaatcttttAGTCTATGAAAAATTTAAACATTCtaaaagtctgaaaaaagtcTCATCACAATTTACCAGCCTGACAACGTCttcaaatgactttttttgtcaaaccggcagtgaaaaacacaaatatattcaatttataataatataaaacagagaacaaaagcacatcctcacatttaagaggCTTTTCTTGTAATTATAACAATCAACATTTTCgtattttctgtttaaataattGCTTTAGCTTTGGTTTGCGCATTCAAATTGAAGGTAAGACCTTTACATGTGGTTTATAGTGTACAGGAATAAGCACTACTGCTGCAGATTTACATGACATAACTCACAGTCTTATGAGGGGGAATTATTTTCCAATTACAAAAGATTATCTGTGAAATTCATGGCCGGACgtgtcagcagcagcactgtaaaataaaaacacaccaacgGAGAAACACGCATTAATAATTCAGTATTCATTCTCAGCTGCGCCTATCTAACGGTATTAGGGAATCATTTTCTTAAATAGGACAACCAACGCTGCAATCGTGCTTTTGTTGCACATATTTATTGTCACCCATTGCCCCGCTCTGACTGCTCTACGCAGTACTTCTTCCAGCCAGCAGATGCCATAAATGGCAGGTCAACGACTGAATGTACCTCAATGGCAGTCTGGATGAGTACCAGGGGGACCGTTTCTGTGTATTAGGCCACAGTAATGGTCCATAATGCTGATGATAAGAGAGTGCCTTGGTACCTGTTGGAGCTCACAGGATGTAGGCCGGGTGCAGGAAGTCCTTGGGGACGATACCCACGGTGCCGTTCAGCTCGCCGACCCACCAGCCGTGGATGTTGTACTCCTGGACcccaaaatgaacaaataaaacaacagtgagTCTCTGTGGGGGGCTCGAGGGGGACGAGTAAACGAAGCAGGATTGAGCGCAGATCtcacatttatatttgatttgagtGCATTGTTTGTCTGGTGTTGTTAACATTAGAGCGACCATTCGAATGATTTGAACTGCAATTACATGTGGCGCCGATCCCTCACAGTGGCGGCTAAAATAATAAGGTTAAACAGTATAAACTCAACTTTAGCAAAAGGAAATCCAGGAGGGACCAGATCCAACACACAACACGGCCGTGTACAATATTCTAAGAGACACTGGGGTGCTTTTACCTCCAGGGTCTCCATTCAAAAAATGGGGGAAGGCGGTAAACAAGACTATTGAGACAGTGTCTAAAACAaaactggttttttttgttttttttactgctcagGAGCCATGACAACAGCCTGCCTGTATCCCCAGACTCATTATAACAAGACTTAATTTCTGCACTTTGATTAAAAAGGAAGTAGGGAACTggagttttatatttaaaaaaaaccaaactaagATTGAATGCAAATTTAACTggtgacagtaaaaaaaaaataagaccaTAATGAAGTTAATAAAATCATTCTTTTCACTTTCATATCACCTAAAGTAGAAAAATCTTTAgggcataaaataaaataagcaacTTCAGGAAATTCTTCATAACTTTTTTGTAACTGCCGGTGGgattttgcatacattttggacattttgtagactaaatattaggggcataaacacaataacaacacattatGCACCACTTTGAATAGTTTTAAAATAAGAAACCATGTATGCTGTGATGAAGGTCCTTTAGAccgaaaaataaaaataaaaataaagtgttctctTCATAGATTTAAGTGTGCAGATATCTATTCTACCATAAAATTAaattagtaaataaaataaaatattattaaaaaaaccaacacacgACTTTTGTTTACGTAAAAatataagaaagaaaatataataaaagtcCAGGTCCTTCAAAAAGatgttgaaaatataatttagctGCTGTCGTTTGAGTCttaaatttaacttttaaaataaatgtcactctTTTAAATAGATGCTTAGTGTCACGTCTAATAATTGTAGgttgaacctttttttaaatttacatttgtcATAAACCTTTTGGAAGaatctaaattaattaaattaaattgtgagTGAGATGTTATGACAGAGAAAGAATCACAATcaaattaatgttaaataaaattaatacaCTTCTACTACACAATTATTTGGTATTGGGTTAAATAATCAGAAAGTGAAAATTACAGCccagaaagaataaaaaaagtgcagaTATTTTAGGTGTACGACGCCTTTTTTTCCAGATCGAAAAaactgacataaaaaaatatttcattcattctctATCAAGTGCTTTAAGCGTTTTAGGAACCGGAGTGgcatcaacaacaacatgatcATCTGATCGCAGCAGTTGGGCTCTAACTAGATCTGCACTGGATCAATATTTGGCCAGAAACCAGAGGGGCGTTTGAGGCTCAGCAGTGGAAGCACAGGAGGCACCAGCCGGCCGTCATTTTCTCTACCCCTGATGGAGCGAGGAGCCTGaactcatctctctctcctctgttctctccagCAGATTGGGAATGGCTGCTCCAACAGTTTGTCTCGAGCCCTGAGGAGAAGATGAAACCCTCGGctatggcacacacacatatgctacGTGAGTGTGTTTGCAAGCAGGCACACCTGCGTTTAAGTTTTGTAATGTCTGAGATTGGAATCAGGCTCCACTTCTCACTCTTAACAGGTCCTagatgtgaaaacacacacattctctgaCATGATGAACAGCGTTTTGTCAAAGGTTGAGCCTCCCTCCATCCAGAGGAATGGGGCCTGCAGCTAATGAGAAGTGTTTGGACAGAGGCGATGAATGGATCGCTCAGGAAGTGATAAAACCGCCAGACTCGAGGGTTCTTACAGCACTAACAGGTACCCACAATAAGCAGATTGTCCATCCAGGCCTCATCGCTTCAACCCACGAAACCCTTCGCTGACAGCTCACACCGGGATGCTCCGGTGTGCTTGGCTCTCTGACAAACTCTGACGGACTAGtcggtgtgtgtttgagctcaTAAAGCAGGAGAAAGTTAAGTCCGAAATGGGCTTTTTATGCCCCCCATAAGACCAAGAAGGGAGAAGCCCGGTTGCGGAAAGCTGGCTCTGGTTCCCATTTGTGATAGTgtgaacagaggaggagaaaggggggggacagacagacgggaggggagggagagagagagagagagagagagagggaaacagtTTTTCTCTCCCTTGGGGGGCGTCGCGGCACTATTCCACCGACCGTAGTGACAGAGAGTTTTATTTATCTCCGTGGCCCATCTGTGCAGTCGGTCTCAAATTCTCCCTGAGAAAGGTCTTTTGGATTATCAGCGCCGCCATTTTAATACAACTGCTACATCACAGAGTGGGCGCCAATGGCGGTGGAAGTCTGTCAGGCGTGCCGAGTCCATCTTCCTCATACTTGAAGCGGGTTCATCCAGAGTACACCTGCTGTAATAGGGACATTCCAAGAGGCGGGGAGAGTAAATTATCCAAATGACAAAAACTATGCAAACTCCTCAATGCCCTcttccttctgtttgttttcctcctttatttttttttgtctcttatgTTGATTTGTTTTCGTGTGATTTTGCATCTTAAGCTATGAAATGCCAACGTCAAGgcaggggggagagggggggcaAAGAACAAGAAGTTCTGGGGTGATGAAAATCAAGCGTCCCCAAGTGTTCTGGGAGACGTCTGGTTTTGTCTCATTAACAAGATGTAGCAGgatacacagtgtgtgtgtgtgtgtgtgtgtgtgtgtgtgtgtgtgtgtgtgtgtgtgtgtgtgtgtgtgtgtgtgtgtgtgtgtgtgtgtgtgtgtgtgtgtgtgtgtgtgtctgagaggtGACACACATCTGCAACCTGGATGCAGATCAGATCCCCTCTGTGAGGAAGGGGGTTGGGGGTTGGAGGGTtggagggttggggggggggtgccAAACAGCGCCGTGTCGTGGCGGCTGCGGCGTGTTGACTCGTTGACCTCCCGGTGACTCCTCCgccgagagagaaagagagaaaggaggccggggtggggtggggggatgAGCGTGGGCGGGGCTGGCACTGAGAGtgggttgccatgacaacacCTGCAGTGTACCGGCGCGATCGTTTATTTACCACTCAGGGGGCTGGCTAATGGCGGCATTCTGATAGGCCCATCGCTCACGCTCCCGAAACCGGAGGACGGATTGACAGCTACCCCGAGCCTGAAGCGGGGAGAAGGTGAGTCGAGGGTTGGGTGGATGCGGCGAAAGACAACGGGGTGGCGGCGGCGAGGGGGGGGAATGACGCCGTCACCCACATTGTGTGTACCTAAACAAAACACGAGCTTTAAAATCTCTGTCAGAAAGTAAATGCACCCTTTTTTTGGCAGAAAACGTAAAAGTCTGCGCAGATGTcctcttctttccctcttttcctttctcatcttgttctttcacacacacacacacacacacacatgctcccaaatgacacacacacaaacacacacacacacacaatcccaaATGCATACAAACTAGGGGGAGTGCTAATAAGCCTGACACATGAGGCATCTTTCCTCGGCCACCAGCTGACTGAGGCAGGCCTTGGGCGTGATGGAGCGCAGGAAGTCTCTCATTGCCCTGCCGCTGAACCCGCCGCCTGGGTGTTACaaaccctccctccctccttctctcccccacccatctcccctcctttcctccccttcctctcttcccaTCCCTCCTGTAGCAGCCTTTCCACTTGCATCCtctctattgtttttttttttctttctgcatttcttcctcctctacATAAGACTCATCTGATACACTGCAGCTCTCTGCAGTTCTTCCATCACTGGTCACTCTAACAAAGAAACATGGAGACCTCTAGCAGAGATCTGTAACCCGCTATTAGGTTAGCGAGCTCTCCTCCCCGCTCACACAGGTAGCACCGAACGATCCACTTGATAAGACCTGAAactgtgtggggggggggagaaaatgCTTATTTTGGGGCTGTAAGAAAAAACTCTGCGCCAAAAGTAATCTTGTCGAAATCCATCCTGAGATATGGCCGATAATTCTGCACAACCAGAGATCGAAATGGCTACTTAGTGTCCATTTTTTTCCAAGTGGgcttttaattaaatcagtGAATTGGCTTCAAATTGGAAACATGACAGAGCATGAGAACGTTTGAAAATATCTCAGGGACGATgagatttaataaaaagaaaacctaCTCGCTCCTTTCTAATGCACGCCTGGGATTACAGATAGCTCCTTAACTTAATAGCAATTTAAAGTGGATTTGTGTATGCCACTGAGTGTCTGTAATGATGGCTGTTTACGCCGCCcctcatttataataattaggCAGAATGGATTGGGGGTGGGTTGCTCGGACGCGGTTCTGGGCTATTGGCTTGGGCTGAATAATGACCTACTGTAGTTGACCGGGAGTTGACCGCTGCCTCCTGCGTGACCCCAAACCCCAGACTCACCCCCTGCTACTTCGGGTGGTAAATAGGATGTCTTGCCTGTCTAAAGCGTCTTGGTGTCTATAGCCACAATAGCAGCCAGGGGTCTTTAAATGggtgtgtgacagagaaaaggagaaaggagagagggggggggggggggggggggttcacaCAAAAGAATAAAGAGGATCCaccctctttgtctctcttgctTGACTTTTCCCATCTGATTGTTTGCccacttttccttttcttttcggCTGTATTCAGTCGGTGTGACCTG from Anoplopoma fimbria isolate UVic2021 breed Golden Eagle Sablefish chromosome 5, Afim_UVic_2022, whole genome shotgun sequence carries:
- the snx11 gene encoding LOW QUALITY PROTEIN: sorting nexin-11 (The sequence of the model RefSeq protein was modified relative to this genomic sequence to represent the inferred CDS: inserted 2 bases in 1 codon) gives rise to the protein MNSNQEEDEFVAVRVQDPRMQNEGSWNSYVDYKIFLHTNSKAFTAKTSCVRRRYXEFAWLKKKLQKNSGLVPVPELPAKSFFYFSNEDFLERRRKGLQAFLDNVVNMTVCLSDSQLHLFLQTQLPVGHIQDCVQGHTPYSVTDAILTYASSNRGYAQAQEEDSIKEPSLTVSYESMESPAPHQPCLQPKEILNPELLACDDSNHPEDLLELCDKDTIELQHKEKSSVRVLQKDNHLEAVVEDCGPTKATFFLGDRQDAPESLGLAEQIQQRSCQILTPVEVHSPMGAGLEKNGVDGLFEEECSVREESVTTSDTEEKTVPHPDTEEEADQRESSGEAKMENVESEPEKCANSADILDFKDSVFEEQGTESGAGPQEEVLEVVCSEQQVLETHDISEVNGLEGVDGTEVHVEDAGCPEEFENSDGQKEPDSKNNDEAGSEVETPLQSEIHEETQNVLSVPEVDGSDEDIVQQTDQADLVRTTEDSDEDGHSSSNESIVKVSDEESVYDDAEDPIQAANGFTKTPPEEVEHWSPVEASSRTSLDLHMNGGSVEKEVVSAEEDEDLHYITDISDLSKSLDLNSTVTVGDLTENSDFSVLESSCTAGVKCTEQENVSSLS